One window from the genome of Deinococcus sp. NW-56 encodes:
- a CDS encoding 2-oxoglutarate dehydrogenase E1 component, producing the protein MTQSQTIMSGANAAFIEGLYEAYLADPQSVDPAWRDYFDEVRGGARETAHSPVQQAFYQLGTQRRGGAVIPAPQGVSGAQQAAGAMITAYRVYGHISAKMNPLKMRGLPVVPELTPEYYGLSEADLNEPVQDGVFQGPLRDVIAQLQETYCGAIGFEYNYLPANERQWFQERIEAGRGRGQYSAEERRRLMTKLNAAEGLERYLHVKYVGQKRFSLEGSESFIPLMDRLIQQAGQHGVKETVIGMAHRGRLNVLVNIFGKKPSDLFAEFEGKKRLSDDPDVAGDVKYHMGFSSDVRTPGGPMHLALAFNPSHLEIVSPVVHGSVRARQDRRGDTERRAVLPVTVHGDAAVSGQGVVMETLNLSRLRGFTTGGAVRIVINNQIGFTISDPRDTRSSRYCTDVAKIANAPVLHVNGDDPEAVAFAGDLALEYRQTFGKDVFIDLISFRRHGHNEADDPTMTQPIMYREIKAHPGTRALYAQALEGAGVLQPGEADALIERYRDQLDAGGAVVEEMENQEQSRLAADWKSYTDTHWTDETATAVPEERLRELGLKLAQVPDGFTPHRGVKRVLDARAAMSRGEQPLDWGMGEMLAYASLLVEGYGVRLVGQDSGRGTFVHRHAVLHDQNAQNPLEGEYLGLAHLAPEQGRVEVIDSTLSEEAVMAYEYGFSTSEPKALVAWEAQFGDFANGAQAVVDQFLSAGESKWQRLSGLTLLLPHGYEGAGPEHSSARLERYLQLCAQKNMQVVVPSSAAQIFHLLRRQVLRPYRKPLIVMTPKSLLRNKLAMSPLSELTQGRFQEVIGDSGVEKARRVVISSGKLHWELTEARDADKEGYAGTALVRLEQLYPFPAEALAAELARHPGAAVVWAQEEPQNQGAWLMIRDDLERALADGQTLTYASRPRAASTAVGYASVHAQEQARVIADALGERVSREDFEAQIEIAEEAKAQG; encoded by the coding sequence ATGACGCAGTCGCAGACCATCATGTCCGGCGCGAACGCGGCCTTTATCGAAGGGCTGTACGAGGCGTATCTGGCCGACCCGCAGAGTGTGGACCCGGCCTGGCGGGACTACTTCGACGAGGTGCGGGGTGGCGCCCGTGAGACGGCGCACTCGCCCGTGCAGCAGGCCTTCTACCAGCTTGGCACCCAGCGGCGGGGTGGGGCGGTCATCCCCGCGCCGCAGGGGGTCAGTGGGGCGCAGCAGGCCGCCGGGGCCATGATCACCGCCTACCGGGTGTACGGCCACATCAGCGCCAAGATGAACCCGCTGAAGATGCGCGGCCTGCCGGTCGTGCCCGAGCTGACGCCGGAATATTACGGGCTGTCCGAGGCCGACCTGAACGAGCCCGTCCAGGACGGCGTGTTCCAGGGACCCCTCCGGGACGTGATCGCCCAGCTTCAGGAGACGTACTGCGGGGCGATCGGCTTCGAGTACAACTACCTCCCGGCCAATGAGCGGCAGTGGTTTCAGGAGCGCATCGAGGCCGGGCGCGGCCGGGGCCAGTACAGCGCCGAGGAACGCCGCCGCCTGATGACCAAGCTCAACGCCGCCGAGGGGCTGGAGCGCTACCTGCACGTCAAGTACGTGGGCCAGAAGCGCTTCTCGCTGGAGGGCAGCGAGAGCTTTATCCCCTTGATGGACCGCCTGATTCAGCAGGCGGGCCAGCACGGGGTCAAGGAAACCGTGATCGGGATGGCGCACCGAGGGCGCCTGAACGTCCTCGTGAACATCTTCGGCAAGAAGCCCTCGGACCTCTTCGCGGAGTTCGAGGGCAAGAAGCGCCTCAGCGACGATCCCGATGTCGCGGGCGACGTGAAGTACCACATGGGCTTTTCCAGCGACGTGCGGACCCCCGGCGGCCCGATGCACCTCGCGCTGGCCTTTAACCCCTCGCACCTCGAGATCGTCTCGCCCGTCGTGCACGGCAGTGTCCGCGCCCGCCAGGACCGCCGGGGCGACACCGAGCGCCGGGCCGTGCTGCCGGTCACCGTGCACGGCGACGCCGCCGTGAGCGGGCAGGGCGTGGTCATGGAAACGCTGAACCTCTCGCGCCTGCGCGGCTTCACGACGGGTGGGGCGGTTCGCATCGTCATCAACAACCAGATCGGCTTCACGATCTCCGACCCGCGCGACACCCGGAGCAGCCGCTACTGCACCGATGTCGCCAAGATCGCCAACGCGCCCGTCCTGCACGTCAACGGGGATGACCCCGAGGCGGTGGCTTTTGCGGGCGACCTCGCGCTGGAGTACCGCCAGACCTTCGGCAAGGACGTGTTCATCGACCTGATCTCGTTTAGGCGCCACGGCCACAACGAGGCCGACGACCCCACCATGACCCAGCCCATCATGTACCGCGAGATCAAGGCGCACCCCGGCACCCGCGCCCTGTACGCGCAGGCGCTGGAGGGCGCGGGCGTGCTTCAGCCCGGCGAGGCCGACGCGCTGATCGAGCGCTACCGCGACCAGCTCGACGCGGGGGGCGCGGTGGTCGAGGAGATGGAGAATCAGGAACAGAGCCGCCTCGCCGCCGACTGGAAGAGCTACACGGACACGCACTGGACGGACGAGACGGCGACCGCCGTGCCGGAAGAACGGCTGCGCGAGCTGGGCCTGAAGCTCGCGCAGGTGCCTGACGGCTTTACCCCGCACCGGGGCGTCAAGCGGGTCCTCGACGCCCGCGCCGCCATGAGCCGGGGCGAGCAACCGCTGGACTGGGGCATGGGCGAGATGCTGGCCTACGCCTCGCTGCTCGTCGAGGGCTACGGGGTGCGCCTCGTCGGGCAGGACTCGGGGCGCGGCACCTTCGTGCACCGCCACGCCGTGCTGCACGACCAGAACGCGCAGAACCCGCTGGAGGGGGAATACCTGGGCCTCGCGCACCTCGCGCCCGAGCAGGGCCGGGTGGAGGTGATCGACTCGACCCTCTCCGAAGAGGCGGTCATGGCCTACGAGTACGGCTTCTCGACCTCCGAACCCAAGGCGCTCGTCGCGTGGGAAGCGCAGTTCGGGGACTTCGCCAATGGGGCGCAGGCGGTCGTGGACCAGTTCCTCTCGGCGGGCGAGAGCAAGTGGCAGCGCCTCAGCGGGCTGACCCTGCTGCTGCCCCACGGCTACGAGGGCGCGGGGCCGGAGCACTCCAGCGCCCGGCTGGAGCGGTACCTGCAACTGTGCGCCCAGAAGAACATGCAGGTCGTGGTGCCCAGCAGCGCCGCGCAGATCTTCCACCTGCTGCGCCGTCAGGTGCTGCGGCCCTACCGCAAGCCATTGATCGTGATGACCCCCAAGAGCCTGCTGCGCAACAAGCTCGCCATGAGTCCGCTCTCGGAGTTGACCCAGGGCCGCTTCCAGGAGGTCATCGGGGACTCAGGCGTCGAGAAGGCCCGCCGGGTCGTGATTTCCTCCGGCAAGCTGCACTGGGAACTCACCGAAGCGCGGGACGCCGACAAGGAAGGCTACGCGGGCACGGCACTCGTGCGGCTCGAGCAGCTCTACCCCTTCCCCGCCGAGGCGCTCGCGGCCGAACTCGCCCGGCACCCCGGCGCGGCGGTCGTGTGGGCGCAGGAAGAACCCCAGAACCAGGGGGCATGGCTGATGATCCGTGACGATCTGGAGCGGGCGCTGGCTGACGGCCAGACCCTGACCTACGCCAGCCGCCCCCGTGCGGCGAGCACGGCGGTGGGCTACGCCAGCGTGCACGCGCAGGAGCAGGCCCGCGTGATCGCGGACGCCCTGGGCGAGCGCGTCAGCCGCGAGGACTTCGAGGCGCAGATCGAAATCGCCGAGGAGGCCAAGGCGCAGGGTTGA
- a CDS encoding BON domain-containing protein: MTRYRDDRYDDRDMTSDDRRMQGDRDQRYGRDDRYGQDDQRGMMDRGWSHDQGRDDDRRGERYLYADRSGMGGGMGQGRGMDDDRFSSGMGRGQSMGSGQDRYGQGGYGQGGFRSSSSSYSDDRRMSGGMGMADDRYGGQTYVADPQGDMGRGMGGMDDRYGRSSMGRMGSQYGQSGGGQSGGSYSSGGMGMSGGMSGMSGMDSHRGKGPKGYQRSDDRIREMVNDALEDDDHVDASDIEVQVQGGEVTLTGTVRDRQQKRRAEEAIEHLRGVRDVHNHLRVSQGGMGQGSQSGMGGSGMVMSSMGQSGMGQSGMSGDMDNRGMDTSGMGQTSLGGSSMGQSSSGMGGSSTGGMMGDTQTSMGQTGSSQTSMGSTAGGTGMGGGSDSSVSRTGSAGYSSGTDTPAGSLGSSVDSDRSNDDTKK, translated from the coding sequence ATGACCCGTTACCGTGATGACCGCTACGACGACCGCGATATGACCAGCGACGACCGCCGCATGCAGGGGGACCGTGACCAGCGTTATGGCCGCGATGACCGTTACGGACAGGACGACCAGCGCGGAATGATGGACCGTGGTTGGAGCCACGACCAGGGCCGGGACGACGACCGCCGGGGCGAGCGTTACCTGTATGCCGACCGCTCGGGCATGGGCGGCGGGATGGGCCAGGGCCGCGGGATGGACGACGACCGTTTCAGCTCCGGCATGGGGCGCGGCCAGAGCATGGGCTCCGGCCAGGACCGGTATGGGCAGGGGGGGTACGGGCAGGGCGGCTTCCGCTCGTCTTCCTCCTCGTACTCCGACGACCGCCGAATGTCGGGGGGCATGGGGATGGCAGACGACCGCTATGGCGGCCAGACCTACGTCGCCGACCCCCAGGGCGACATGGGCCGGGGCATGGGCGGCATGGATGACCGTTACGGCCGTTCCTCGATGGGGAGGATGGGTAGCCAGTACGGTCAGTCCGGGGGCGGGCAGTCGGGCGGCTCGTACAGCTCGGGCGGGATGGGCATGTCGGGCGGCATGTCCGGTATGAGCGGCATGGACAGCCACCGGGGCAAGGGTCCCAAGGGCTACCAGCGCAGCGACGACCGCATCCGCGAGATGGTGAACGACGCCCTCGAGGACGACGATCACGTGGACGCCAGCGACATCGAGGTGCAGGTGCAGGGCGGCGAGGTCACCCTGACGGGGACCGTGCGCGACCGCCAGCAGAAGCGCCGCGCCGAGGAAGCCATCGAGCACCTGCGCGGCGTGCGCGACGTGCACAACCACCTGCGGGTGTCGCAGGGCGGCATGGGCCAGGGCAGCCAGTCCGGGATGGGCGGCTCCGGCATGGTGATGTCGAGCATGGGCCAGTCGGGAATGGGCCAGTCCGGCATGAGCGGCGACATGGACAACCGGGGCATGGACACCTCCGGCATGGGCCAGACCAGCCTCGGCGGGTCCAGCATGGGCCAGAGCAGCAGCGGCATGGGCGGCAGCAGCACCGGCGGCATGATGGGCGACACCCAGACGAGCATGGGTCAGACGGGCAGCAGCCAGACCAGCATGGGCAGTACGGCGGGCGGCACCGGGATGGGCGGGGGCAGCGACTCCAGCGTCTCGCGCACCGGCAGCGCCGGCTACAGCTCGGGCACCGATACCCCCGCCGGGTCGCTGGGCAGTAGTGTGGACAGCGACCGCAGCAATGACGACACCAAGAAGTAA
- a CDS encoding cytochrome P450, whose amino-acid sequence MTTADLTPDTPRCPFGFDGTAALTRRPGPDPRDLPAVEAEPGGVYRLHAFGPAREVLRSEGVRQAGFMSEMTRDVAFLGRAPVLFAEGEEHHEMRRSTARYFTPKQVDTYAPMIAGYVERLLTRLARRGEANVDDLSLELAVTVAAQVVGLTSSLLPGMERRITAFVEGGGDSEPGRQRRGSRAESLRQQANLGLFYLLDVKPAIAARRRESGDDLISHLLSRGYSDVEIMTECLTYGTAGMVTTREFISVAAWHLLRDPELRAAYVHGTEGERHAILHEILRLEPVVNTLYRRAEEPLTVGGQTIPAGSLLALDLQGTNLDREVVGEDAASLCPARPLPRGVSAPVLSFGDGHHRCPGAFLAIKESDVFLRRLMMWQGLEVVSEPRVTFNEVVKGYELRGFRVRVR is encoded by the coding sequence ATGACCACCGCCGACCTGACGCCCGACACCCCCCGTTGCCCCTTCGGATTTGACGGCACCGCCGCCCTGACCCGCCGTCCCGGTCCCGACCCGCGCGACCTCCCGGCGGTGGAAGCTGAGCCGGGCGGGGTCTACCGCCTCCACGCCTTCGGCCCCGCCCGCGAGGTGCTGCGCTCGGAGGGCGTGCGGCAGGCGGGCTTCATGTCGGAGATGACGCGTGACGTGGCCTTCCTGGGCCGCGCTCCCGTCCTGTTCGCGGAGGGCGAGGAGCACCACGAGATGCGCCGCTCCACCGCCCGATACTTCACGCCGAAGCAGGTGGACACCTACGCCCCGATGATCGCCGGGTACGTGGAGCGCCTGCTCACCCGACTGGCTCGCCGGGGCGAGGCCAATGTGGACGACCTCAGCCTGGAGCTGGCCGTGACGGTCGCCGCGCAGGTCGTGGGCCTGACGAGCAGCCTGCTGCCGGGCATGGAGCGGCGCATCACGGCGTTCGTGGAGGGCGGCGGCGACAGCGAGCCGGGCCGCCAGCGCCGGGGCAGCCGCGCCGAGTCGCTGCGCCAGCAGGCCAACCTGGGCCTCTTTTACCTGCTCGACGTGAAGCCCGCCATCGCTGCCCGCCGCCGCGAGTCAGGGGACGACCTGATCTCGCACCTGCTCTCGCGCGGCTACAGCGACGTGGAGATCATGACCGAGTGCCTGACCTACGGCACGGCGGGCATGGTGACCACCCGAGAATTCATCAGCGTGGCGGCGTGGCACCTGCTGCGGGACCCCGAGCTGCGGGCCGCGTATGTCCACGGCACCGAGGGCGAGCGCCACGCGATCCTGCACGAAATCCTGCGCCTCGAACCCGTCGTGAACACCCTCTACCGCCGCGCCGAGGAACCGCTGACGGTGGGCGGCCAGACCATCCCCGCCGGGAGCCTGCTCGCGCTGGACCTTCAGGGAACCAACCTCGACCGCGAAGTGGTGGGCGAGGACGCCGCCAGCCTCTGCCCCGCCCGCCCCCTTCCACGCGGCGTGTCGGCCCCGGTCCTCTCCTTTGGGGACGGGCATCACCGCTGCCCCGGCGCCTTTCTGGCGATCAAGGAGTCGGACGTGTTCCTGCGCCGATTGATGATGTGGCAGGGGCTGGAGGTCGTCTCCGAGCCGCGCGTCACCTTCAACGAGGTGGTCAAGGGGTACGAGCTGCGCGGCTTCCGGGTGCGGGTGAGGTAA
- a CDS encoding glycosyltransferase family 2 protein: protein MGAVILNWNGWQDTAECLDSLRGLAYRNLDVLVVDNGSTDDSVEQLRQRFPEVNLTALPQNIGFGGASNLGTQTLLEAGAEYIWLLNNDTTVSTLALTELVRTAESDPSLGLVASVLYNYGEPGIVQAWGGGTLHPYLLTLHHHFAPADSYDHLLGTSLLIRREVLEQIGLLDERYIFSMEDTEYSLRAREHGWRLAVADASRVYHKGGASSKKQYGREADLRSDVQYTRAFGMFMRLTRRPPAAVVLKALAILIRRALRGQWHKLAPLAAAYWEGYQAGRRAEGRPRSTPAAAARLIPESGGSVDDGEAGHRLPA, encoded by the coding sequence GTGGGTGCAGTTATTCTGAACTGGAACGGTTGGCAGGACACGGCCGAATGCCTGGACTCCCTGCGCGGCCTGGCCTACCGCAATCTCGACGTGCTGGTCGTGGACAACGGCTCCACGGACGACTCGGTCGAGCAGCTCCGGCAGAGGTTTCCAGAGGTCAACCTCACGGCCCTGCCACAGAACATCGGCTTCGGCGGGGCCAGCAACCTGGGGACGCAAACGCTGCTGGAGGCCGGGGCCGAGTACATCTGGCTGCTGAACAACGACACGACGGTCTCGACCCTGGCGCTGACCGAACTCGTGCGGACCGCCGAGAGCGACCCGTCTCTGGGGCTGGTGGCATCCGTGCTCTACAACTATGGCGAGCCGGGAATCGTTCAGGCCTGGGGTGGGGGCACGCTCCATCCCTACCTGCTCACGCTCCACCACCACTTTGCGCCCGCCGACTCATACGACCACCTGCTGGGGACCAGCCTGCTGATCCGCCGCGAGGTGCTGGAGCAGATCGGCCTGCTGGACGAGCGCTACATCTTCTCGATGGAGGACACCGAGTACTCGCTGCGGGCCAGGGAACATGGCTGGCGGCTCGCGGTGGCCGACGCGAGCCGGGTGTACCACAAGGGCGGAGCCAGTTCCAAAAAGCAGTACGGCCGGGAGGCCGACCTGAGATCCGACGTGCAATACACCCGCGCCTTTGGCATGTTCATGCGGCTGACCCGCCGCCCCCCGGCTGCTGTGGTCCTCAAGGCGCTCGCCATCCTGATCCGCCGCGCCCTGAGGGGGCAGTGGCACAAACTGGCGCCGCTGGCCGCCGCGTACTGGGAAGGCTATCAGGCGGGCCGCCGGGCCGAGGGAAGGCCGCGCAGCACCCCGGCAGCAGCGGCCCGCCTCATCCCGGAGTCAGGGGGTTCCGTGGATGACGGGGAGGCGGGCCACCGTCTTCCGGCGTGA
- a CDS encoding Ppx/GppA phosphatase family protein, with protein sequence MRVAVADVGTNSSHLLIAEVRGEGGEPRVLDALKERTRLGECLDAAGNLTPEGERRLREALTRFRDLAGAAGVAEVQVYATSALREAPNGPEVAARVGAEVGVYPVVISGEREGELTYLGAAHSVEFGADNVLLDLGGGSLEFARGGPERAADVLSLPLGAIRMRRAHLHTDPPKGAEVRALREAVRAALAPHVGRFRPGPETRVILSSGTAEAAATLLAARGDEGPERVNGLSFPVAELGAALERVRSLPAARRARLPGLERRADTVVAGFAVLHAALEELGAQSFTVSEGALREGMLIEELERTAAYVSGLSPRQRSVLATAERFGANLAHARQVAALSRDLLAGLEAAGESFPAEARSLLTAAAGLHEVGQIVAQSSHHKHSAYLIRHAGLRGFSPREIELIAQLARYHRKSPPKPSHPEFMGVPPADRALVSRLAAVLRVADGLDRSHAGQTRVRHLGRDAGGWTLSVEGATPLDREGMEAKADLWTREFGPLRLAVAEPVILGA encoded by the coding sequence ATGAGGGTCGCTGTCGCCGATGTGGGCACCAATTCCAGCCATCTGCTGATCGCCGAGGTGCGCGGCGAGGGGGGCGAGCCGCGCGTGCTGGATGCGCTCAAGGAACGCACCCGCCTGGGCGAGTGCCTCGACGCGGCGGGCAACCTTACCCCGGAGGGCGAGCGGCGACTGCGAGAAGCCCTGACCCGCTTCCGTGACCTTGCAGGAGCGGCGGGGGTGGCCGAGGTGCAGGTCTACGCGACTTCCGCCCTGCGCGAGGCGCCCAACGGCCCGGAGGTCGCCGCCCGCGTGGGGGCCGAGGTGGGCGTGTATCCGGTCGTCATCAGCGGGGAGCGTGAGGGGGAGCTGACGTACCTGGGGGCGGCGCACAGCGTGGAGTTCGGCGCCGACAACGTGCTGCTGGACCTCGGTGGGGGCAGCCTGGAGTTCGCGCGGGGCGGCCCCGAGCGGGCGGCGGACGTGCTGAGCCTCCCTCTGGGCGCGATCCGGATGCGGCGGGCGCACCTCCATACCGACCCGCCCAAGGGGGCGGAGGTGCGGGCGCTGCGGGAGGCGGTGCGGGCGGCCCTGGCCCCCCACGTCGGGCGCTTCCGGCCGGGTCCGGAGACCCGCGTGATCCTGTCGAGCGGCACCGCCGAGGCCGCCGCGACGTTGCTGGCCGCTCGGGGCGACGAAGGCCCCGAGCGGGTCAACGGCCTGAGCTTTCCGGTCGCGGAGCTGGGAGCCGCGCTGGAACGGGTGCGATCCCTCCCGGCGGCGCGGCGGGCACGGCTGCCGGGGCTGGAGCGGCGGGCCGACACGGTGGTTGCGGGCTTCGCGGTGCTGCATGCGGCGCTGGAGGAACTGGGCGCCCAGAGCTTCACCGTCAGCGAGGGGGCACTGCGCGAGGGGATGCTGATCGAGGAACTGGAACGCACCGCCGCCTACGTCTCGGGCCTCAGCCCCCGGCAACGCAGCGTGCTGGCGACCGCCGAGCGTTTCGGGGCCAACCTCGCCCACGCGCGGCAGGTGGCGGCCCTGTCGCGGGACCTCCTCGCCGGGCTGGAGGCGGCGGGCGAGTCCTTTCCCGCCGAGGCCCGCAGCCTGCTGACCGCCGCCGCCGGGCTGCACGAGGTCGGGCAGATCGTGGCCCAGAGCAGCCACCACAAACATTCGGCGTACCTGATCCGGCACGCGGGGCTGCGCGGCTTCTCGCCCCGCGAGATCGAGCTGATCGCCCAGCTCGCCCGCTACCACCGCAAGAGCCCGCCCAAGCCCTCGCATCCGGAGTTCATGGGGGTGCCGCCCGCCGACCGCGCCCTCGTCTCTCGGCTGGCGGCCGTGCTGCGGGTCGCGGACGGGCTGGACCGCTCGCACGCGGGGCAGACGCGGGTGCGTCACCTGGGCCGGGACGCCGGGGGCTGGACCCTGAGCGTGGAGGGCGCGACCCCCCTCGACCGGGAGGGCATGGAGGCCAAGGCCGATCTCTGGACCCGCGAATTCGGCCCGCTGCGGCTGGCGGTGGCCGAGCCCGTTATCCTCGGCGCATGA
- a CDS encoding MarR family winged helix-turn-helix transcriptional regulator, which yields MRDPDPLQTPELAFLTALWDVWQALSERGEAELRGRHGLDLRSFVALAYVQGGTTQPAALARELGVPRYEVSRVLAALEAQGAVTRGHHDPDARRVTVAVTPAGRTLWEGALETVRGVTGPALAALPPEAHAALPRHLTAVAQAARSLPPSQEMTP from the coding sequence GTGCGCGACCCGGACCCCCTCCAGACCCCCGAGCTGGCCTTTCTGACGGCCCTCTGGGACGTGTGGCAGGCCCTCAGCGAGCGGGGCGAGGCCGAGTTGCGTGGGCGGCACGGGCTGGACCTGCGCTCGTTTGTCGCGCTGGCCTACGTGCAGGGCGGGACCACGCAGCCCGCCGCCCTCGCCCGCGAGCTGGGCGTGCCCCGCTACGAGGTCAGCCGGGTGCTCGCCGCGCTGGAGGCACAGGGGGCCGTCACGCGCGGCCACCACGACCCCGATGCCCGGCGGGTGACCGTCGCCGTGACCCCGGCGGGCCGGACCCTGTGGGAAGGGGCGCTGGAGACGGTGCGGGGGGTCACTGGCCCCGCCCTCGCCGCGCTGCCGCCCGAAGCCCACGCCGCCCTGCCCCGGCACCTCACCGCCGTCGCCCAGGCCGCCCGTTCCCTTCCCCCCTCCCAGGAGATGACCCCATGA
- the odhB gene encoding 2-oxoglutarate dehydrogenase complex dihydrolipoyllysine-residue succinyltransferase, which produces MADIKVPVFSESVSEGTLLTWHKKPGDAVKRGEVLAEIETDKVVLEVTAQQDGVLTGIAKQEGDTVLSEEVLGTVGEAGSAPAASTSAAADQASGPVAGETSAGGTAVQPDSQGSAPARRDDLSPAVRKIVAEKGLDPAQIPATGPKGNITKEDAVVAAQGGLTYQGPQDAAQPPSMREAEGTSGGQPAASSHPAAASAPVPQGARPEQRVPMTRIRARIAERLKDVQNTAALLTTFNEVNMKPAMDLRKKYQDQFVAKHGVKLGFMSLFVRAATEALKQFPVVNASVDGKDIIYHGYYDIGIAVASDRGLVVPILRDTDGMSLAAIEKQIAEYATKARGGKLTMEDMSGGTFSITNGGTFGSMMSTPIINAPQSAILGMHNIIERPIAQNGQVVIAPMMYVALSYDHRIIDGKEAVQFLVTIKNILEDPARMLLEI; this is translated from the coding sequence ATGGCCGACATCAAGGTTCCCGTATTTTCCGAGTCGGTGAGCGAGGGCACGCTCCTGACCTGGCACAAGAAGCCCGGCGACGCCGTCAAGCGCGGCGAGGTGCTGGCCGAGATCGAGACCGACAAGGTCGTGCTGGAGGTCACCGCCCAGCAGGACGGCGTGCTGACGGGCATCGCCAAGCAAGAAGGCGACACCGTGCTCAGCGAGGAGGTGCTCGGCACCGTGGGCGAGGCGGGCAGTGCCCCGGCCGCGAGCACCTCGGCGGCTGCAGATCAGGCCAGCGGCCCGGTCGCGGGCGAGACGAGCGCGGGCGGCACGGCGGTCCAGCCCGACAGCCAGGGCAGCGCCCCAGCCCGCCGCGACGACCTCTCCCCCGCCGTTCGCAAGATCGTGGCGGAAAAGGGCCTGGACCCCGCGCAGATTCCCGCGACCGGGCCGAAGGGCAACATCACCAAGGAGGACGCGGTGGTGGCGGCTCAGGGCGGCCTGACCTACCAGGGACCGCAGGACGCCGCGCAGCCCCCCAGCATGCGCGAGGCGGAGGGGACCAGCGGCGGGCAGCCAGCGGCCAGCAGCCACCCCGCCGCCGCGAGTGCCCCCGTCCCCCAGGGCGCCAGGCCCGAGCAGCGCGTGCCCATGACGCGCATCCGTGCCCGCATCGCCGAGCGCCTGAAAGACGTGCAGAACACCGCCGCGCTGCTGACGACCTTCAACGAGGTCAACATGAAGCCCGCGATGGACCTGCGCAAGAAGTACCAGGACCAGTTCGTCGCCAAGCACGGGGTCAAGCTGGGCTTCATGAGCCTGTTTGTGCGGGCCGCGACCGAGGCCCTCAAGCAGTTCCCGGTCGTCAATGCCAGCGTGGACGGCAAGGACATCATCTACCACGGCTACTACGACATCGGCATCGCGGTGGCCTCGGACCGTGGCCTGGTGGTGCCCATCCTGCGCGACACCGACGGCATGAGCCTTGCGGCCATCGAGAAGCAGATCGCCGAATACGCGACCAAGGCGCGGGGCGGCAAGCTCACGATGGAGGACATGTCGGGCGGCACCTTCTCCATCACGAACGGCGGCACCTTCGGCTCCATGATGAGTACCCCGATCATCAACGCGCCTCAGAGCGCGATCCTGGGCATGCACAACATCATCGAGCGGCCCATCGCCCAGAACGGGCAGGTCGTGATCGCCCCGATGATGTACGTGGCGCTGAGCTACGACCACCGCATCATCGACGGCAAGGAAGCGGTGCAGTTCCTGGTGACGATCAAGAACATCCTCGAAGACCCGGCGCGGATGCTGCTGGAGATCTGA
- a CDS encoding DUF2268 domain-containing putative Zn-dependent protease (predicted Zn-dependent protease with a strongly conserved HExxH motif), which translates to MNAGGLLPDELADELRAVAEAALAWHAARLDLDGVDVALYVSPSWTLPETGMAGYTPTGHWLQVTLDPTNPHFAGGWRTELPATLAHELHHVRRWRGPGYGTTLLEALVSEGLAQQYEAGERGGPPPYATTSANLDELWRRAHPLLDSPDYGHPAWFFGSEAGGLPRWTGYALGHELVRRFLVWQGGDAVTWADAPAEGFRDAWSG; encoded by the coding sequence ATGAACGCCGGGGGCCTTCTTCCCGACGAACTGGCCGACGAGCTGCGGGCAGTCGCTGAGGCCGCCCTCGCCTGGCACGCGGCGCGGCTGGACCTGGACGGGGTGGACGTGGCCCTGTATGTCAGCCCGAGCTGGACCCTGCCGGAAACAGGAATGGCTGGCTACACCCCGACGGGACACTGGCTTCAGGTCACGCTAGACCCGACCAACCCTCATTTCGCAGGCGGCTGGCGCACCGAGCTGCCGGCCACCCTGGCGCATGAACTGCACCACGTGCGGCGCTGGCGGGGGCCGGGATACGGCACGACGTTGCTGGAAGCCCTCGTCTCGGAGGGGCTGGCGCAGCAGTACGAGGCCGGGGAACGGGGTGGGCCGCCGCCCTACGCCACCACATCCGCCAATCTGGACGAGTTGTGGAGGCGGGCGCATCCCCTGCTGGACTCTCCCGACTACGGCCACCCCGCGTGGTTCTTCGGGTCGGAGGCCGGGGGGCTGCCCCGCTGGACCGGGTACGCCCTGGGCCACGAACTGGTGCGCCGCTTTCTCGTCTGGCAGGGTGGGGACGCCGTGACCTGGGCCGACGCTCCAGCCGAGGGGTTCCGGGACGCCTGGAGCGGTTAA